In a single window of the Lodderomyces elongisporus chromosome 4, complete sequence genome:
- the DRS2 gene encoding aminophospholipid translocase, which produces MSGKNRNLHNGPSEDPFAGEENDLIDLDFNSNTPYSNYDPQREYPRVGSSRATHTAANPFNDQFVISDDDDDDDDDDYEEERGGKGRKGSIRDEMEGEDYEGRYGQRFAPAYGENKKTRRTGSASAPNGTKFRQNSVPSSEVEFGSSSRRLFGNSGDAYVNMNEDKPRDFDLTHFFQKIKNMFSGASSNRADNALSPAVPREIHVMNHAANSGYKYYGNHISTTKYNFATFLPKFLFEQFSKYANLFFLFTSIIQQVPHVSPTNRYTTIGTLIVVLFVSAVKEISEDIKRANADKELNNTRVLVLDPNTGEFVLRKWVKVQVGDVVQVLNEEPFPADLVLISSSEPEGLCYIETANLDGETNLKIKQAKTETSKLKTASELMRGLSETDIISEQPNSSLYTYEGNLKNFAGGQDIPLAPEQLLLRGATLRNTQWINGIVIFTGHETKLMRNATATPIKRTDVERIINLQIIALFCVLIVLSLVSSIGNVIKSTADKGELGYLHLEGTSMAKLFFQDLLTYWILFSNLVPISLFVTVELIKYYQAFMIGSDLDMYYEETDTPTGVRTSSLVEELGQINYIFSDKTGTLTRNVMEFKACSIGGHCYIDEIPEDGHAQYIDGIEIGYHTFDELHTVLSNTSTQQSAIINEFLTLLSTCHTVIPEVNGQNVKYQAASPDEGALVQGAADLGYKFIIRRPKTVTIENVLTKTQSEYELLNICEFNSTRKRMSAIFKCPDGEIRLFCKGADTVITERLSQNEPQPFVQSTLRHLEDFAAEGLRTLCIASRIISKQEYESWSKKHYEASTALQDRSEKLDEVAELIEKDLFLLGATAIEDKLQDGVPETIHTLQSAGIKIWVLTGDRQETAINIGMSCKLLSEDMNLLVINEETKSDTKANLQEKLTAIQEHQFDVDDGSLESSLALIIDGYSLGFALEPDLEDLFIELGSRCRAVICCRVSPLQKALVVKMVKRKKKQSLLLAIGDGANDVSMIQAAHVGVGISGMEGMQAARSADISIGQFKYLKKLLLVHGSWSYQRISNAILYSFYKNITLYMTQFWFVFVNGFSGQSIAESWTLTFYNVLFTVLPPIVLGVFDQFVSARLLDRYPMLYQLGQQRKFFNVAVFWGWIINGFYHSAVIFLCSFFIYRYGNVMSNGKTTDNWAWGVAVYTTCTLTALGKAALIVTMWTKFTVIAIPGSFILWLCWFPAYATIAPLINVSDEYRGVLAATYPLLTFWGMIFAVPVLCLLRDFAWKYFKRSYSPETYHYVQEIQKYNIQDHRPRMEQFQKAIRKVRQVQRIKKQKGFAFSQAEGQDQDKIVRLYDTTKRGRGT; this is translated from the coding sequence ATGCTGGGAAAGAATAGAAATTTACACAATGGTCCCCTGGAAGATCCTTTTGcaggagaagaaaatgatTTGATTGATCTAGATTTCAATTCCAATACTCCCTACTCCAATTACGACCCACAACGTGAATACCCTAGAGTTGGCTCTTCTCGAGCGACGCATACTGCAGCCAACCCATTCAATGATCAATTTGTAATttctgatgatgatgatgacgatgacgatgacgattacgaagaagaaagaggagggaaaggaaggaaaggaaGTATTCGTGATGAGATGGAGGGGGAAGATTACGAGGGGCGTTATGGACAAAGATTTGCACCAGCATATggagaaaacaagaaaacacGGAGGACGGGATCAGCATCGGCTCCCAACGGCACAAAGTTTAGACAAAACTCTGTACCGAGTCTGGAAGTTGAGTTTGGATCGAGTAGCCGAAGACTCTTTGGAAACTCGGGCGATGCATATGTCAATATGAACGAGGATAAACCCCGAGATTTTGACTTGACtcattttttccaaaaaataaaaaacatgTTTTCGGGTGCAAGTCTGAATAGAGCTGATAATGCATTGTCACCAGCAGTCCCCCGTGAAATACATGTTATGAATCATGCTGCTAATCTGGGCTATAAATACTATGGTAACCACATTTCTACCACAAAATACAATTTTGCCACGTTTCTTCccaaatttttatttgagCAGTTTAGCAAATACGCCaacttgtttttcctttttacaTCCATTATTCAACAGGTGCCGCACGTTTCTCCCACAAATAGGTATACCACTATTGGTACCTTGATtgttgtgttgtttgtCTCTGCAGTCAAGGAAATTTCTGAAGATATAAAGCGAGCCAATGCCGATAAGGAGTTGAACAACACAAGAGTCTTGGTCTTGGACCCAAACACTGGAGAGTTTGTGCTTCGAAAGTGGGTTAAGGTACAAGTTGGAGATGTTGTTCAAGTTTTGAATGAAGAGCCGTTTCCGGCAGATTTGGTGTTGATAAGTTCATCTGAGCCAGAAGGATTGTGTTACATTGAGACTGCTAACTTGGACGGTGAGACAAACTTGAAGATCAAGCAGGCAAAGACTGAAACGTCAAAGCTCAAAACTGCTAGTGAATTGATGCGGGGTCTTTCGGAAACAGATATCATCTCGGAACAACCAAACTCATCACTTTACACATATGAAGgtaatttgaaaaattttgcTGGTGGCCAGGATATACCGTTGGCACCCGAGCAACTATTATTGCGAGGCGCTACATTGAGAAATACCCAATGGATCAATGGAATAGTTATATTCACAGGGCACGAGACCAAGCTTATGAGAAATGCCACTGCAACTCCCATCAAAAGGACAGATGTCGAAAGAATCATCAACCTTCAAATCATTGCCCTTTTCTGTGTCTTGATTGTGCTTTCCTTAGTATCATCCATTGGTAATGTTATCAAGTCAACAGCCGATAAAGGCGAATTGGGGTATTTGCATTTGGAAGGTACATCAATGGCGAAGCTCTTTTTCCAAGATTTATTGACATACtggattttgttttccaacTTGGTGCccatttctttgtttgttacCGTTGAGTTGATCAAGTACTACCAGGCATTTATGATTGGAAGTGACCTTGACATGTACTATGAAGAGACAGACACACCCACGGGTGTAAGGACATCCTCACTAGTGGAGGAGCTAGGACAGATCAATTACATTTTTAGTGATAAAACAGGTACATTAACGAGAAATGTGATGGAGTTTAAGGCATGCTCAATAGGGGGCCACTGTTATATCGATGAGATTCCCGAAGATGGACATGCTCAATATATAGATGGCATAGAGATTGGATACCACACATTTGATGAACTTCACACAGTCTTATCTAATACTTCAACGCAACAATCGGCAATCATCAATGAGTTTTTGACATTGCTCAGTACTTGCCATACTGTTATACCTGAAGTGAATGGTCAGAATGTTAAATATCAAGCTGCATCGCCGGATGAAGGTGCATTAGTTCAAGGTGCTGCCGATTTGGGTTACAAGTTTATAATCCGTCGGCCCAAAACAGTGACTATTGAGAATGTGTTAACCAAGACGCAATCGGAGTATGAGCTTCTCAATATTTGTGAGTTCAACTcgacaagaaaaagaatgtcTGCCATTTTCAAATGCCCAGATGGAGAGATTCGGTTGTTTTGTAAAGGTGCCGATACTGTAATCACTGAACGTCTTTCACAAAATGAGCCACAACCTTTTGTGCAGTCAACTTTGAGACATTTGGAGGATTTTGCAGCTGAAGGATTGAGGACATTGTGTATTGCGTCACGTATAATTTCAAAGCAAGAATACGAAAGTTGGTCTAAGAAGCACTATGAAGCTTCTACTGCATTGCAAGATAGAAGTGAAAAGTTGGACGAAGTAGCAGagttgattgaaaaagatttgTTCTTACTCGGAGCCACAGCAATTGAAGACAAGTTGCAAGATGGCGTTCCAGAAACTATTCACACTTTGCAAAGCGCAGGTATCAAGATCTGGGTCTTGACTGGTGACAGACAAGAAACGGCAATAAATATCGGAATGTCATGTAAGCTTTTGAGTGAGGATATGAATCTCCTTGTCATCAAtgaggaaacaaaaagtgaCACAAAAGCCAACTTGCAAGAGAAATTAACTGCAATTCAAGAGCACCAGTTTGACGTTGATGATGGATCATTGGAGTCCTCTTTGGCCTTGATCATTGATGGGTATTCGTTGGGATTTGCACTTGAGCCTGACTTGGAAGACTTGTTTATTGAATTGGGTTCGCGATGCCGTGCAGTGATTTGTTGTCGAGTTTCTCCTCTACAAAAAGCACTTGTCGTTAAGATGgtcaaaagaaagaaaaaacaatcatTGCTTTTGGCCATTGGTGATGGTGCCAACGATGTCTCCATGATTCAGGCTGCAcatgttggtgttggtattAGTGGAATGGAAGGTATGCAAGCAGCTCGAAGTGCTGATATTTCAATTGGACAATTCAAgtatttgaagaaattgctTCTTGTGCACGGTTCGTGGTCGTACCAAAGAATATCAAATGCAATCTTGTATTCTTTCTACAAAAACATAACGCTATACATGACTCagttttggtttgtttttgttaatGGGTTTTCGGGGCAATCAATTGCCGAATCTTGGACTTTGACTTTTTATAACGTGCTCTTCACTGTGTTGCCGCCAATTGTGCTTGGTgtttttgatcaatttgtTAGTGCTCGATTGCTCGATCGTTACCCAATGCTATATCAGCTTGGACAGCAAAGAAAGTTCTTCAATGTGGCGGTATTCTGGGGCTGGATCATCAATGGTTTTTACCATTCGGCAGTCATCTTTTTATGCTCGTTCTTCATCTACAGATATGGTAATGTGATGTCTAATGGCAAGACTACCGATAATTGGGCATGGGGTGTTGCTGTGTATACCACGTGTACTTTGACAGCCTTGGGCAAAGCTGCGTTAATAGTCACAATGTGGACGAAGTTTACCGTGATTGCCATTCCTGGGTCATTCATCTTGTGGTTGTGCTGGTTCCCTGCATATGCTACTATTGCACCATTGATTAACGTGTCCGATGAATACAGAGGAGTTTTAGCCGCAACATACCCATTGCTTACATTTTGGGGTATGATCTTTGCAGTTCCCGTATTGTGCTTGTTGCGTGACTTTGCTTGGAAGTATTTCAAGAGAAGCTATAGTCCCGAGACGTATCACTATGTGCAAGAGATTCAAAAGTATAATATCCAAGACCATAGACCCAGAATGGAGCAGTTCCAAAAGGCCATTAGAAAAGTGAGGCAAGTGCAGAGGAttaaaaagcaaaaaggtTTTGCCTTTTCGCAAGCAGAGGGCCAAGACCAAGATAAGATTGTCAGGTTGTATGACACAACAAAGCGTGGAAGAGGTACCTAg
- a CDS encoding uncharacterized protein (BUSCO:EOG09262JZW), whose translation MADTPKPADSAPTPATEPVNDNENKKLSNKELKELKKKEKAAKRAAQKEASGITAEQQQQLTEQKIEKKKSKQAGSGTATASNLKKQLNQTKIKDDRKIPHLFGHLETREQRNASSPAVSHIVHPAILTLTLKYSSYSIVGSVARLTNMLLVFKQVIQDYKTPENTTLTRHLTGHLSHQIEYLKSGRPLSVSMGNAIRWLKQEISHISIDTSERKAKEILCQKIDDFIREKIELSDQIIVEYASSHINAGSTILTYGHSQVLEELFEYCAVEQGKEFNLIIVDSRPLFEGKKLLRNLAKKHVTTNNDGTKSVPITQSRIKVHYVLLNSLSSTLLEDVDCVFLGAHAMLSNGRLFARVGTALIAMMCHTRNIPVLTCCESIKFSDKVQLDSVTNNELADPDDLVVDTSSMEAPRKKSFAVEQFLKQIKQEQNDKKGAFSSKGKSTGDRKDGSEAEEREDEPLKDWKSIPSLNVLNIMYDLTPPEYINKVVTEVGSLPPSSVPVILREYKST comes from the coding sequence ATGGCTGACACACCCAAGCCAGCGGACTCGGCACCGACACCAGCCACTGAGCCAGTAAATGATAAcgaaaacaagaaattgTCTAACAAGGAGttgaaagaattgaaaaagaaagagaaagctGCCAAACGGGCTGCGCAGAAGGAGGCTAGCGGAATAACAgcagaacaacaacaacagttgactgaacaaaaaattgaaaagaagaaactgAAGCAAGCCGGTTCTGGCACTGCTACTGCCTCGAATTTGAAGAAGCAGTTGAATCAAACAAAGATCAAGGATGATCGCAAGATCCCACATCTATTTGGACATTTGGAGACAAGAGAACAGAGGAATGCCTCATCTCCTGCCGTGTCGCACATTGTGCACCCTGCGATCCTTACTTTGACATTGAAATACTCAAGTTATAGTATTGTTGGGTCTGTGGCAAGGTTGACCAATATGCTTCTTGTATTCAAGCAAGTTATCCAGGATTACAAGACTCCTGAGAACACCACTTTGACCAGGCACCTTACAGGGCACCTTTCGCACCAAATTGAGTATTTGAAATCGGGACGTCCTTTATCTGTGTCTATGGGTAATGCCATCAGGTGGCTTAAACAGGAAATCTCACACATTTCGATTGACACGTCCGAAAGAAAGGCAAAGGAGATCTTGTGCCAGAAGATTGACGATTTCATCAGGGAGAAGATTGAGTTGTCTGATCAAATCATTGTTGAGTATGCTTCAAGCCACATCAATGCCGGTTCGACGATTTTGACTTATGGCCACTCGCAAGTCTTGGAAGAGCTTTTCGAGTACTGTGCAGTTGAACAAGGCAAGGAGTTTAACTTGATCATTGTGGACAGCAGACCTCTTTTTGAAGGTAAAAAGCTTTTGCGAAATTTGGCGAAAAAACATGTCacaacaaacaatgatGGCACTAAATCGGTTCCAATTACCCAAAGTCGTATCAAAGTCCATTATGTATTGCTCAACTCGTTATCATCTACATTATTGGAGGATGTTGACTGTGTGTTTTTGGGTGCACACGCAATGTTATCCAATGGTCGTTTGTTTGCACGTGTTGGTACTGCCTTGATTGCAATGATGTGTCATACTAGAAATATTCCTGTCCTTACATGCTGTGAGTCAATCAAGTTTTCAGATAAGGTGCAGTTAGACTCGGTGACAAACAATGAGCTCGCAGATCCCGATGATTTGGTTGTCGACACCAGCAGCATGGAGGCTCCTCGCAAAAAGTCGTTTGCAGTTGAGCAATTCttgaaacaaattaaacaaGAGCAGAATGACAAGAAAGGTGCTTTTCTGTCAAAGGGCAAGTCTACTGGTGATCGTAAGGATGGAAGTGAAGCAGAAGAACGAGAAGATGAGCCATTGAAGGATTGGAAGAGTATACCTTCATTGAATGTGTTGAACATCATGTACGATTTGACACCTCCAGAGTATATAAACAAAGTAGTTACCGAGGTGGGCTCGTTACCTCCATCATCGGTTCCTGTTATATTGAGAGAGTATAAAAGCACGTAG